In a single window of the Acidobacteriota bacterium genome:
- a CDS encoding cysteine desulfurase — protein sequence MTWDVEKIRRDFPVLSREVNGKPLVYLDNAASSQVPQMVIDRGSKYLEEEHSNVHRGVHYLSQHATNAFEAAREKVKRFINAREAAECIFVRGCTEGVNLVAHSYCKGFVNEGDEILVSQMEHHSNIVPWQVAAAERGARVRVIPINSTGELVIEEYEAMLNERTKIVAVSHVSNSLGTVNPVKEMITTAHKYGVPVCVDAAQSVPHFPVDVQDLDADFFVFSGHKMFAPTGSGVAYGKREWLDKMPPYQTGGGMIRTVSFDGTTYAAIPEKFEAGTPAIAAAIGLGAAIDYLNALDFEAAAAYEHELLEYVTSRLADIEEVTIIGTAAQKASVLSFTIDGIHPHDIGTILDQQGIAIRAGHHCAQPVMNFFDVPATARASFAFYNTREEIDKLADAIQKVIEVFA from the coding sequence ATGACTTGGGATGTAGAAAAAATAAGGCGGGATTTTCCGGTGCTGTCGCGTGAGGTGAACGGCAAGCCGCTGGTTTATTTGGATAACGCGGCTTCGTCGCAGGTGCCGCAGATGGTGATAGACCGCGGTTCGAAATACCTTGAAGAGGAGCATTCGAATGTTCATCGCGGTGTGCACTATTTGTCGCAGCACGCGACAAACGCATTCGAGGCGGCGCGTGAAAAGGTAAAGCGTTTCATAAACGCACGCGAGGCGGCTGAGTGTATTTTCGTCCGCGGCTGTACGGAGGGCGTCAACCTTGTCGCGCATTCCTACTGCAAAGGCTTCGTCAACGAAGGCGACGAGATCCTCGTCTCGCAAATGGAACATCATTCGAACATCGTTCCGTGGCAGGTGGCAGCCGCCGAACGCGGTGCCCGCGTGCGTGTGATCCCGATAAACTCAACCGGCGAGCTTGTCATCGAGGAATACGAGGCGATGCTGAACGAGAGGACAAAAATTGTCGCCGTTTCCCACGTTTCAAACAGTCTCGGTACGGTCAATCCTGTCAAGGAAATGATCACGACCGCGCATAAATACGGCGTGCCGGTGTGCGTGGACGCGGCGCAGAGCGTACCGCATTTTCCGGTTGATGTGCAGGACCTCGATGCTGATTTCTTTGTTTTTTCGGGGCACAAGATGTTCGCCCCGACCGGCAGCGGTGTCGCCTATGGCAAGCGGGAATGGCTGGACAAGATGCCGCCCTATCAGACAGGCGGCGGCATGATCCGCACCGTCAGTTTTGACGGCACGACGTATGCGGCGATACCCGAAAAATTCGAGGCAGGCACGCCCGCCATCGCCGCAGCGATCGGATTAGGTGCGGCGATCGACTACCTGAACGCACTTGATTTCGAGGCCGCTGCCGCATATGAACACGAGTTGCTCGAATACGTCACATCGCGGCTAGCGGACATCGAGGAAGTAACGATCATCGGTACAGCCGCACAAAAAGCAAGCGTGCTGTCGTTCACCATCGACGGCATTCATCCGCACGACATCGGCACAATTCTCGATCAGCAGGGCATCGCGATACGTGCCGGACACCACTGCGCTCAGCCGGTGATGAACTTTTTTGACGTTCCCGCGACGGCACGCGCGTCGTTCGCTTTTTACAACACGCGCGAAGAGATCGATAAACTTGCCGACGCCATTCAAAAGGTCATCGAAGTTTTTGCATAA
- the sufB gene encoding Fe-S cluster assembly protein SufB, with the protein MSTAAELLQNREYKYGFVTDIETDIIPKGLSEDTVRLISQKKNEPEWMLEFRLKAYRQWLKMEQPKNWPNFEYPEIDFQNISYYAAPRQEPTKASMDEVDPELIKTFEKLGIPLSEQKMLANVAVDAVFDSVSVATTFKKKLLEAGVIFCSFTEAVEEYPELIQKYLGSVVPVGDNYYAALNSAVFSDGSFVYIPKGVRCPMELSTYFRINTQESGQFERTLIVAEEGGYVAYNEGCTAPQFDTNQLHAAVVELVALDNAEIKYSTVQNWYAGDETGKGGIYNFVTKRGACRGVNSKISWTQVETGSAITWKYPSVILQGDNSIGEFYSVALTNNAQIADTGTKMIHLGKNTKSTIVSKGISAGRSNNSYRGLVKVMPKADGARNYTQCDSMLIGGRCEANTFPYIEVMNNTARVEHEATTSKISEEQLFYLQQRGLSQEDAVSLIINGFCKEVFRELPMEYAVEAQKLLGLKLEGSVG; encoded by the coding sequence ATGTCGACAGCAGCAGAATTACTACAGAATCGCGAATACAAGTACGGATTCGTCACCGATATCGAAACGGACATTATCCCGAAAGGATTGTCCGAGGACACGGTCCGTCTGATCTCGCAAAAGAAGAACGAGCCCGAGTGGATGCTTGAGTTTCGCCTGAAGGCGTATCGCCAATGGCTGAAAATGGAGCAGCCCAAGAATTGGCCGAACTTTGAATATCCTGAGATCGATTTTCAGAATATCTCGTACTATGCGGCACCGAGGCAAGAGCCGACAAAGGCGTCGATGGACGAGGTCGATCCGGAACTGATCAAGACGTTTGAGAAGCTTGGCATTCCGCTTTCTGAGCAGAAGATGCTTGCAAATGTGGCGGTGGATGCTGTTTTCGATTCGGTCTCGGTCGCGACGACATTCAAGAAAAAGCTGCTCGAAGCCGGCGTGATATTTTGCTCTTTTACAGAGGCGGTCGAGGAATATCCTGAGCTGATCCAGAAATATCTCGGTTCGGTCGTGCCCGTCGGCGACAACTATTACGCCGCCCTGAACTCCGCCGTTTTCTCGGACGGTTCGTTCGTTTACATTCCGAAAGGCGTTCGGTGCCCAATGGAGCTATCGACATATTTCCGCATCAATACGCAGGAATCGGGGCAGTTTGAACGCACCTTAATTGTTGCAGAAGAAGGCGGTTACGTCGCCTATAATGAGGGCTGCACGGCGCCTCAGTTCGATACGAATCAGCTTCACGCGGCTGTTGTCGAGCTCGTCGCATTGGACAATGCCGAGATCAAGTATTCGACCGTTCAGAACTGGTACGCCGGTGACGAAACGGGCAAGGGCGGCATTTATAACTTCGTAACGAAACGCGGAGCCTGCCGCGGTGTGAATTCGAAGATCTCGTGGACGCAGGTCGAGACGGGCTCGGCGATCACCTGGAAATATCCATCGGTGATACTGCAGGGCGACAATTCGATCGGTGAATTTTACTCGGTCGCGCTCACTAACAACGCCCAGATCGCCGACACGGGCACGAAGATGATCCACCTCGGCAAGAACACAAAGTCGACGATCGTCTCAAAGGGCATCTCGGCCGGCCGATCGAACAATTCGTATCGCGGACTCGTCAAGGTGATGCCGAAAGCCGACGGAGCACGCAACTATACGCAGTGCGATTCGATGCTGATCGGCGGCCGGTGCGAGGCGAACACGTTCCCTTACATCGAGGTGATGAATAACACCGCCCGCGTAGAGCACGAGGCGACCACATCGAAAATTTCTGAAGAACAGCTTTTCTATCTGCAGCAGCGAGGGCTTTCGCAAGAGGACGCCGTTTCGCTGATCATTAACGGTTTCTGTAAAGAGGTCTTCCGCGAACTGCCGATGGAATACGCGGTCGAAGCACAAAAGCTGCTCGGGCTCAAATTGGAAGGCAGCGTCGGCTAG
- a CDS encoding phospholipid carrier-dependent glycosyltransferase codes for MTEKANRSGNAVLVAIWAAALLVVFTAFRFDDILKLPSLVGNLGGGPLFGSGIADSFAAVVAALVIGFSWFCLGSFIYSFIPASDDRASSFEMDIAKKAALGAAAFSLVWFFLGLAGLYNSIAASFSVLFGFLAGVYAFTRKKGTKASLQDDGDRSPFIIVLKVLIAVPLLLSLISSLAPPTAKDTLLYHFSVPKQFIAQGGNAFIEGNIASYLALGTEMHVVWARLLGGFISERAAEAAGGAVLWLFFPLLLAAVYGWAREEGISKPWSLLATALVACIPTAYHVAASGYVDLALSLFVVLAAHSLLNWLWTGSTRSAILLGIFLGAALSIKLTTVFVIAAFVLIVLLRARQNKDGQAGSLRSGGAGRFVLTGFGALLLAGVIASPWYLRTWAETGSPVFPFYMSILPGEAPGWDVERSNLFQGMNSQYGGVQTHPENYLIAPLRISLAAQPEDANLYDGVIGAMFIIGLPLVLWAAWKRELADGVGSLLIVVGVVYLFWLFSSQQLRYLLPIMPLLAIAIASAADKLKDGAMRNAWKYSLTAASFIAVLTALAWFSMKAPLRVAFGGETTGVYLTRNLDHYSYYSWLNSESGGDEKTWLINMRRDTYHIERPIFSDYIFEDWTLRKMVWDARSAEDLRQRTREMGVNYVLARHDFLFNYDRTTLVDDRKPRPENEAKLKIAKEFLLDPARTIRADEKFSLIRIDK; via the coding sequence GTGACCGAGAAAGCGAACAGAAGCGGCAATGCGGTGCTAGTCGCCATTTGGGCGGCGGCATTGCTTGTCGTTTTCACGGCTTTTCGTTTCGATGACATTCTGAAGCTGCCGTCGCTGGTCGGCAACCTCGGCGGCGGGCCGCTGTTCGGCAGCGGGATCGCAGATTCATTTGCCGCTGTGGTCGCGGCGCTTGTTATCGGCTTTTCGTGGTTTTGTCTCGGCAGTTTCATCTATAGTTTTATTCCTGCTTCTGATGATCGGGCCTCATCTTTCGAGATGGATATAGCGAAAAAAGCCGCTCTCGGAGCTGCCGCATTTTCGCTTGTTTGGTTCTTTCTGGGACTCGCGGGGCTGTACAACAGCATCGCCGCGTCGTTCAGCGTTCTGTTCGGATTTCTTGCAGGAGTTTATGCTTTCACGCGAAAGAAGGGCACGAAAGCATCGCTGCAAGATGACGGAGACCGCTCGCCGTTCATCATAGTTCTGAAAGTTCTGATAGCGGTGCCGCTGCTTCTTTCGCTGATCTCGTCGCTCGCTCCGCCGACCGCTAAAGACACGCTGCTTTATCATTTCTCGGTCCCGAAACAGTTCATCGCACAGGGCGGCAATGCTTTCATCGAGGGCAACATCGCGAGCTATCTTGCGTTGGGAACTGAGATGCACGTCGTTTGGGCTCGTCTGCTCGGCGGCTTCATTAGCGAACGTGCGGCCGAAGCTGCCGGCGGTGCGGTGCTGTGGCTTTTTTTTCCGCTGCTGCTCGCGGCGGTTTACGGCTGGGCCCGCGAAGAAGGAATTTCGAAACCGTGGTCGTTATTGGCTACTGCATTGGTCGCGTGCATACCGACGGCGTATCACGTGGCGGCGAGCGGCTACGTAGATCTGGCATTGTCGCTGTTCGTCGTGCTGGCGGCTCATTCGCTGCTGAATTGGCTGTGGACAGGCAGCACAAGGTCGGCGATATTGCTTGGAATCTTCTTGGGTGCGGCGTTGTCGATAAAGCTGACAACGGTGTTCGTGATCGCGGCATTCGTTTTGATCGTCCTGTTGCGGGCTAGGCAGAATAAGGATGGGCAAGCTGGCAGCCTGCGGTCCGGCGGGGCGGGCAGGTTTGTACTCACCGGATTTGGGGCGTTGTTGTTGGCGGGCGTCATTGCGTCGCCGTGGTATCTGCGGACTTGGGCCGAAACGGGCTCTCCGGTGTTCCCTTTTTATATGAGCATCTTGCCGGGCGAGGCTCCCGGCTGGGACGTCGAGCGGTCGAACCTTTTTCAGGGGATGAATTCGCAATACGGCGGCGTCCAAACTCATCCGGAAAACTATCTGATCGCACCGCTGCGCATTTCGCTTGCGGCGCAGCCTGAGGACGCGAACCTTTACGACGGCGTCATCGGTGCGATGTTTATCATCGGGCTGCCGTTGGTGCTGTGGGCCGCCTGGAAACGCGAACTTGCGGACGGTGTCGGATCGCTGCTCATAGTCGTGGGCGTCGTGTATCTTTTCTGGCTTTTCTCAAGCCAGCAACTGCGTTATCTGCTGCCGATAATGCCGCTGCTTGCGATAGCTATAGCATCGGCCGCTGACAAGTTGAAAGATGGAGCGATGCGCAACGCCTGGAAGTATTCACTTACGGCGGCGTCCTTTATTGCGGTGCTGACGGCGCTCGCGTGGTTCTCGATGAAGGCACCGCTGCGGGTGGCGTTCGGCGGCGAAACGACCGGAGTTTATCTAACGAGAAATCTCGATCATTACAGCTACTACTCGTGGCTGAATAGCGAGAGCGGCGGCGACGAAAAGACGTGGCTCATCAATATGCGCCGCGATACGTATCACATCGAGCGTCCCATTTTTTCCGACTACATCTTTGAGGATTGGACGCTGAGAAAGATGGTTTGGGACGCACGTTCGGCGGAAGACCTGCGGCAAAGGACGCGCGAGATGGGCGTGAATTATGTTCTGGCGAGGCACGATTTTTTGTTCAACTACGACCGCACAACACTCGTCGACGACCGAAAACCCCGGCCCGAGAATGAGGCGAAACTGAAGATCGCTAAGGAATTTTTGCTGGACCCGGCGCGGACCATTCGTGCTGACGAGAAGTTCAGCCTGATAAGGATCGATAAGTGA
- a CDS encoding Rrf2 family transcriptional regulator: MKISAQEEYGLRCLVQLANLKDGESLTLPQIAELEGISTANAGKLMWLLNKAGFVNSTRGTKGGYFLARPAGEIYLNEIIKVLDEDVLSSHCEGYTGVLDTCVHTGDCGIRPVIVGLHEIVENALSRITLAQLVGSEKTVDAMFHQIQGIHRTIEPQRI; this comes from the coding sequence ATGAAAATTTCGGCGCAAGAGGAATATGGGCTTCGGTGCCTAGTTCAGTTGGCAAATCTGAAGGATGGCGAATCGCTTACTCTGCCGCAGATAGCTGAGCTCGAGGGCATCTCGACGGCGAACGCCGGCAAGCTGATGTGGCTGCTCAACAAAGCGGGCTTTGTTAATTCGACCCGCGGGACGAAAGGCGGCTATTTTCTCGCACGCCCTGCCGGTGAGATATATCTGAACGAGATCATAAAAGTGCTGGACGAGGATGTTCTAAGCTCACATTGTGAGGGCTACACGGGCGTGCTCGATACGTGTGTGCACACGGGCGATTGCGGCATACGGCCGGTCATCGTCGGCCTGCACGAGATCGTCGAGAACGCTCTCTCTCGGATCACGCTCGCTCAGTTGGTGGGTTCTGAGAAAACGGTAGATGCGATGTTCCATCAGATACAGGGAATCCACAGGACGATAGAGCCGCAGAGGATCTGA
- the sufC gene encoding Fe-S cluster assembly ATPase SufC → MLLEVKDLHAGIDGKEILKGLNLRVQKGEVHAIMGPNGSGKSTLSKVLAGHPSYEVMSGEVIYEGKNLLEMDPDERARDGVFMAFQYPVEVPGVSNSQFLRLAYNEKMKHTGGEELDPLEFNDYLKEKAKIVEMDPQFFKRSVNEGFSGGEKKRNEILQMAVLEPKLAILDETDSGLDIDALRIVAEGVNKLRSADNAIILVTHYQRLLNYIQPDFVHVLANGKIVKEGGKELALELEEKGYDWVKAAGN, encoded by the coding sequence ATGTTGCTTGAAGTAAAAGACCTGCATGCAGGCATTGACGGAAAAGAGATATTGAAGGGCCTGAATCTGCGTGTGCAGAAAGGCGAGGTACACGCGATCATGGGGCCGAACGGCTCCGGCAAATCGACGTTGTCAAAAGTGCTCGCGGGGCATCCTTCGTATGAAGTGATGTCGGGCGAGGTGATCTATGAGGGCAAGAATTTGCTCGAAATGGACCCCGACGAGCGCGCACGCGACGGCGTTTTTATGGCGTTCCAGTATCCGGTCGAGGTGCCGGGCGTGTCGAATTCGCAGTTCCTGCGGCTCGCCTACAACGAGAAGATGAAGCACACTGGCGGCGAGGAGCTCGACCCGCTGGAATTCAACGACTATCTGAAAGAAAAGGCGAAGATCGTCGAAATGGACCCGCAATTTTTCAAGCGTTCGGTGAACGAAGGCTTTTCGGGCGGCGAGAAAAAGCGCAACGAGATACTGCAGATGGCCGTGCTCGAGCCGAAGCTCGCCATTCTTGACGAGACCGATTCGGGCCTCGACATCGACGCTCTTCGCATCGTCGCCGAAGGCGTCAACAAGCTCCGTTCGGCGGACAACGCCATCATCCTCGTTACGCATTACCAGCGTCTGCTCAACTACATCCAGCCGGATTTCGTCCACGTTCTCGCAAACGGCAAGATCGTCAAAGAAGGCGGCAAAGAGCTTGCCCTCGAACTCGAAGAAAAGGGCTACGACTGGGTCAAGGCCGCCGGAAACTAG
- the sufD gene encoding Fe-S cluster assembly protein SufD: MTSATMETLFGQCFRDSIASEKDVMVKALREEAFSYYAATGFPTPKDEDWKYTNVAEIAKGEWPCTQMRTQLPDDDPRPRVMLENFRFGRNGFTALNLTFADLSVVVIPRETSVAEPIELDLSAAEGEMASPHVIVIAEAGSKATIVETYKSGGRGLMNSAVQIVVEENANLTHYRVQKDAADAYNYGVTEVTVGPSARYDLTNINLGGAISRHDIDAKLIAEGGEIWVDGLYILSGSQHHDTHSSIDHTVPNCNSHQTYKGVLDGSSRGVFNGKVFVRENAHGTDAQQQNKNLLLSNDARVDTKPQLEIFNDDVKCSHGATVGQLEDEEMFYLLTRGLPETLARNLLTYGFAEEIINKIEIESIKSELDAMVLNRLNTVI; encoded by the coding sequence ATGACATCAGCAACGATGGAAACTCTTTTTGGACAATGTTTTAGGGACAGCATCGCGTCGGAAAAGGATGTGATGGTAAAGGCTCTGCGCGAGGAAGCATTCTCGTATTACGCGGCGACCGGTTTCCCGACGCCGAAGGACGAGGACTGGAAATATACCAATGTCGCCGAGATCGCGAAAGGCGAGTGGCCGTGTACGCAGATGCGCACGCAGCTTCCGGACGACGACCCGCGGCCGCGTGTGATGCTCGAGAATTTTCGTTTCGGGCGCAACGGTTTTACGGCTCTGAATCTCACATTCGCGGATCTTTCTGTCGTCGTTATTCCGCGTGAGACGAGCGTCGCGGAGCCCATCGAACTAGACCTTTCCGCCGCTGAGGGCGAGATGGCGTCGCCGCACGTGATCGTCATTGCCGAAGCAGGAAGCAAAGCCACGATCGTCGAGACATATAAAAGCGGCGGCCGCGGGCTGATGAATTCGGCGGTGCAGATCGTCGTCGAGGAGAACGCCAACCTGACGCATTATCGTGTGCAGAAAGACGCGGCGGACGCCTACAACTACGGCGTGACGGAAGTTACGGTCGGCCCTTCGGCACGGTACGACCTGACCAATATCAATCTCGGCGGTGCCATTTCGCGGCACGACATCGACGCTAAGCTGATCGCTGAGGGCGGCGAGATCTGGGTGGACGGGCTGTATATCCTGTCGGGTTCACAGCATCACGACACGCATTCCAGCATCGACCACACCGTGCCGAACTGCAATTCGCATCAGACATACAAGGGTGTGCTCGACGGCAGTTCTCGGGGCGTTTTTAACGGCAAGGTCTTTGTCCGCGAAAACGCGCACGGCACCGACGCACAGCAGCAGAACAAAAATCTTCTGCTGTCGAACGATGCCCGCGTCGATACGAAACCGCAGCTAGAGATATTCAACGACGACGTGAAATGCTCGCACGGAGCGACCGTTGGCCAGCTGGAGGACGAGGAGATGTTCTATCTGCTGACGCGCGGCCTGCCCGAAACGCTCGCACGCAACCTTCTGACGTACGGTTTCGCCGAAGAGATCATCAACAAGATCGAGATCGAGTCGATCAAAAGCGAGCTTGATGCGATGGTGCTGAACCGGCTGAATACGGTGATCTAA
- a CDS encoding GxxExxY protein → MELNSVTEAIIGAAIEVHKALGPGLLESTYEVCLLHELGKRGLKVEKQVPIPVVYDTVRLDAGYRIDLLVEDEVIVELKAVDTLHPIHEAQLISYLKLSNKKIGLLINFNVKLLKNGVKRIAN, encoded by the coding sequence ATGGAGTTGAACTCAGTCACCGAAGCGATCATCGGCGCAGCGATCGAGGTTCACAAAGCACTTGGCCCCGGCCTGCTGGAAAGTACTTATGAGGTTTGTTTGCTGCATGAGCTTGGAAAGCGAGGTCTGAAAGTCGAAAAGCAGGTGCCTATTCCTGTTGTGTACGACACGGTCAGGCTGGATGCCGGATACCGAATTGACCTGCTTGTTGAGGACGAGGTGATCGTCGAATTAAAGGCGGTCGATACGCTGCATCCGATCCATGAGGCGCAACTGATCTCTTATTTGAAATTGAGCAATAAGAAGATCGGTTTGCTCATCAATTTCAACGTTAAGCTCTTGAAAAACGGCGTAAAGAGGATCGCTAATTGA
- a CDS encoding peptidase M14, with amino-acid sequence MFQTLRGKAGAAVLMAALCFAAFTPVFAQVAAPNSELIVARIAVKTDADMRRVMDLGLDLMEYREGDDLIFITTAAQIAELQRSGFDVRPDKKLTAELPRNGVETFNGGYRTVEETYAFLNQMQASYPNLARVFTYGDSWLKVQNPVNGYKLTGITLTSQSSDRRPKPTFLLQAGLHARELVPPELATRFISYLLTNYGIDADATWLLDEHRIVVIPIMNPDGRKIAETGALKRKNMNNLSGSCTTVTTGIDLNRNYSFRWGIVNPPTEPCGETFPGLTAASEPEIAYQEALIATLFPDQRGAPRNEPAPIDATGAVLDMHSTGNLILYPWGEDTLPPPNPQIVTLARKMAAYNGYNPIQGVNLYPTSGSAKDYAYGELGAVSMTMEIGNGSGTCGGFMPAYTCIEGGGTAGNFWSKNLPVLLYMAKTARTPYMIAEGPTAETLTITALSTASFRFRAQFSDEFNGGQPIAAAEAYLNTPPWRGGTPIAMTPEDGSFNSMNEYALATFNIRSGTHIIYVRARDTAGNWGSVKAVFKTDGLWPAG; translated from the coding sequence ATGTTCCAAACGCTTAGAGGAAAGGCCGGCGCAGCGGTGCTGATGGCGGCACTCTGTTTCGCGGCATTTACGCCCGTATTCGCTCAAGTTGCGGCGCCGAACAGCGAGCTCATCGTCGCCCGCATCGCTGTCAAGACCGATGCCGACATGCGGAGAGTAATGGACCTCGGGCTCGACCTGATGGAATATCGCGAGGGCGACGACCTGATCTTTATCACCACCGCTGCACAGATCGCGGAATTGCAGAGGTCGGGATTTGACGTGCGGCCTGATAAAAAATTGACCGCCGAACTGCCCCGTAACGGCGTCGAGACGTTCAACGGCGGTTATCGTACCGTCGAGGAAACGTACGCATTCCTCAACCAGATGCAGGCTTCCTACCCGAACCTCGCCCGCGTTTTCACCTACGGCGACAGTTGGCTCAAGGTGCAAAACCCGGTGAACGGCTACAAGTTGACCGGAATCACGCTAACCAGCCAGAGTTCCGACCGACGGCCAAAGCCCACATTCCTGCTTCAAGCCGGACTTCACGCCCGCGAACTCGTTCCGCCGGAACTTGCGACCAGGTTCATCTCTTATCTGCTTACGAATTACGGCATCGATGCCGACGCCACCTGGCTGCTCGACGAACACAGGATAGTCGTGATCCCGATCATGAATCCCGACGGGCGAAAGATCGCCGAGACCGGTGCGTTAAAGCGTAAGAACATGAACAATCTCTCGGGCAGCTGTACGACCGTGACCACCGGAATTGACCTCAATCGCAACTATTCGTTCCGTTGGGGCATCGTCAATCCGCCGACCGAACCGTGCGGCGAGACCTTTCCGGGCCTTACCGCCGCTTCCGAGCCTGAGATCGCGTACCAAGAGGCTCTGATCGCGACGCTTTTCCCCGACCAGCGAGGTGCCCCGCGTAACGAACCTGCACCCATTGATGCTACGGGTGCTGTCCTCGACATGCACTCGACCGGGAATCTCATACTCTATCCTTGGGGTGAAGATACCCTGCCTCCGCCAAACCCGCAGATCGTTACCCTTGCCAGAAAAATGGCCGCTTACAACGGCTACAATCCGATACAAGGCGTCAATTTGTATCCGACCAGCGGCTCGGCGAAAGATTATGCCTACGGCGAACTGGGTGCTGTTTCGATGACGATGGAGATCGGCAACGGCTCAGGCACTTGCGGCGGATTCATGCCCGCTTACACATGCATCGAGGGCGGCGGTACGGCGGGAAACTTTTGGAGCAAGAACCTGCCCGTCCTGCTCTACATGGCAAAAACCGCAAGAACGCCGTACATGATTGCGGAAGGCCCGACCGCCGAGACACTGACGATCACAGCGCTTTCTACAGCGTCATTCAGGTTTCGTGCGCAGTTCAGCGACGAGTTCAACGGCGGGCAGCCTATCGCTGCCGCCGAGGCCTATCTGAATACGCCGCCGTGGCGTGGCGGTACGCCGATAGCTATGACGCCTGAGGACGGCAGCTTTAACAGCATGAACGAATACGCCCTCGCCACGTTCAACATCCGCAGCGGAACGCACATTATTTATGTCCGGGCACGCGACACGGCGGGAAATTGGGGTTCCGTAAAGGCCGTCTTTAAGACTGATGGCCTATGGCCGGCAGGCTAG